One segment of Candidatus Fermentibacter sp. DNA contains the following:
- a CDS encoding T9SS type A sorting domain-containing protein, producing MRIAGFVIPAVLLVSAADAQFVERSFPAPGDDITALAGDGLSVYAMDPVDGVIYKVNNWTGVPQDTIPLPFTCNTPVGLGFGGAVENRLWFSEAGTALIHEMDTSGTIIATHDFSDSGVLTITGLDIGVLDSSPYTVALFFIDSATRIVYEVRLPVGSAPMEVYLDIEGCPEVYDIGPPRSWDVIPVACEDSISPVRCYSDPDSYDTLGFGEYESARGVGPASEYNRFYFSDPETGMINRYCRDMGGIEDEGIGIISSSCVFPNPAAGLATVRFVLDSAAAVDVSVFDVSGRLVQEAPAIPAAAGVNETGIGGFAPGVYLVRISTRSGASLHRLVML from the coding sequence ATGAGGATCGCAGGTTTCGTCATTCCTGCCGTGCTTCTTGTGTCGGCGGCAGACGCCCAGTTCGTCGAGAGGAGCTTCCCCGCCCCGGGAGACGACATCACCGCGCTGGCCGGGGATGGCCTCTCTGTCTACGCGATGGATCCGGTCGACGGCGTGATCTACAAGGTAAACAACTGGACGGGAGTGCCCCAGGATACGATTCCACTGCCCTTCACCTGCAACACTCCGGTGGGCCTCGGCTTCGGCGGGGCTGTAGAGAACCGCCTCTGGTTCTCAGAGGCAGGCACGGCGCTGATCCACGAGATGGACACGAGCGGTACCATCATCGCGACCCATGACTTCTCCGACAGCGGCGTTCTGACCATAACCGGCCTGGACATCGGTGTCCTGGACTCCAGTCCGTATACGGTCGCGCTGTTCTTCATCGACTCGGCCACCCGGATCGTCTACGAGGTCCGGCTTCCGGTCGGATCTGCTCCCATGGAGGTTTACCTCGATATCGAGGGCTGTCCCGAGGTGTACGACATCGGGCCTCCCCGGTCGTGGGACGTGATACCGGTTGCATGCGAGGATTCGATTTCACCCGTGAGGTGCTACTCCGATCCGGACAGCTACGATACACTGGGATTCGGCGAATACGAGAGCGCCAGAGGAGTCGGACCCGCATCCGAGTACAACCGCTTCTACTTCAGCGACCCCGAAACCGGCATGATCAACCGCTACTGCCGGGACATGGGCGGCATCGAGGATGAAGGCATCGGGATCATCTCCTCGTCGTGCGTCTTCCCCAATCCGGCGGCGGGCCTGGCGACCGTGAGATTCGTCCTGGATTCCGCAGCGGCCGTGGACGTGTCGGTCTTCGACGTCTCGGGGAGGCTCGTGCAGGAGGCGCCCGCGATCCCGGCCGCAGCCGGGGTCAACGAGACCGGGATCGGCGGCTTCGCTCCGGGGGTATACCTCGTGAGGATTTCGACACGGTCGGGGGCTTCGCTCCACCGCCTCGTCATGCTGTAG